A genomic segment from bacterium encodes:
- a CDS encoding methionine adenosyltransferase → MAGGNFLFTSESVTEGHPDKLADQISDGVLDEVLRSDTKGRVACETFVSVGLVIVGGEITTKTYIDIHRLVREVVREIGYTEPSHGFTYNTCAILNAIGSQSPDIAQGVDTGGAGDQGLMAGYACHETKELMPMPIMLAHKLTKRLADVRKKKVLPYLGPDGKSQVTIEYVDGKPARVDTVVISSQHDVSILDKSGKKITKKAVDEMIEKVVLPVIPKNMLDNKTKYYVNPTGKFVIGGPQSDTGMTGRKIIVDTYGGMAAHGGGAFSGKDPTKVDRSACYMARYIAKNIVASGLADKCNIQLAYAIGVAQPVSLMIFTDGTAKVPEKRLVQLVRKHFDLTPRGIIESLDLLRPIYRKTAAYGHFGRDEKEFTWERTDVAKTLAKDA, encoded by the coding sequence ATGGCAGGAGGAAATTTCCTCTTCACGTCTGAGTCGGTCACGGAAGGACATCCCGACAAACTAGCCGACCAGATCTCGGATGGCGTCCTGGATGAGGTCCTTCGATCCGACACCAAAGGGCGCGTCGCCTGTGAGACCTTTGTCTCAGTCGGATTGGTCATTGTCGGCGGCGAAATAACCACCAAGACGTATATCGATATTCATCGCCTGGTGCGCGAAGTGGTACGTGAGATCGGCTACACCGAGCCATCCCACGGATTCACGTACAATACCTGCGCCATTCTCAATGCGATCGGCTCGCAGTCTCCCGATATCGCCCAGGGTGTTGATACCGGCGGCGCCGGCGATCAGGGTCTGATGGCGGGATATGCCTGCCACGAAACGAAAGAACTGATGCCGATGCCGATCATGCTGGCACATAAGCTGACCAAGCGTTTGGCGGATGTCCGTAAAAAGAAGGTTCTCCCCTATCTGGGTCCCGATGGCAAATCGCAGGTGACGATCGAGTATGTCGATGGCAAACCTGCCCGCGTCGACACCGTCGTGATCTCTTCGCAGCATGATGTTTCCATTCTGGACAAGAGTGGCAAAAAGATCACCAAGAAGGCGGTGGATGAGATGATCGAAAAGGTCGTCCTGCCGGTGATCCCGAAAAACATGCTCGATAACAAAACCAAGTACTATGTCAACCCGACCGGCAAGTTCGTGATCGGCGGTCCGCAGTCGGATACCGGCATGACCGGCCGTAAGATCATTGTGGATACCTACGGCGGCATGGCGGCGCATGGCGGCGGCGCATTCTCCGGCAAAGACCCGACAAAGGTCGACCGTTCGGCATGTTACATGGCGCGGTATATCGCGAAAAACATTGTCGCGTCAGGTTTGGCCGACAAGTGCAATATTCAGCTCGCGTACGCTATCGGCGTGGCGCAGCCGGTTTCACTGATGATCTTCACTGATGGTACCGCCAAAGTACCGGAGAAACGATTGGTGCAACTGGTGCGGAAGCATTTTGATCTGACGCCGCGCGGCATTATCGAATCGCTCGACCTGCTTCGACCGATCTACCGCAAAACCGCGGCCTACGGGCATTTTGGCCGCGATGAAAAAGAGTTCACCTGGGAGCGCACCGATGTCGCTAAAACCCTCGCCAAGGATGCCTAA
- a CDS encoding HPr family phosphocarrier protein — protein sequence MISQTAKIVNKLGLHARPSALLVTTASKFQSEVHFTKNGLRVNGKSILGVMMLAAEMGSDLLIELDGPDEEQAMTDILAVIESRFGESE from the coding sequence ATGATCTCACAAACTGCAAAGATAGTAAATAAGCTCGGCTTGCACGCTCGTCCCTCGGCACTGCTGGTGACGACTGCCTCCAAATTCCAGTCCGAAGTCCATTTCACCAAGAACGGTCTGCGGGTCAACGGTAAGTCGATCCTTGGCGTGATGATGCTGGCTGCTGAGATGGGGTCGGATCTGTTGATCGAGTTGGATGGACCGGATGAAGAGCAGGCGATGACGGATATCCTTGCGGTGATCGAGTCCCGCTTCGGCGAATCAGAGTAG
- the obgE gene encoding GTPase ObgE: MFIDYVEIEVFAGDGGHGCIAFRQEKYIPKGGPDGGDGGWGGDVIAVADSNLTTLLDFRYRKVYKADKGRFGGGGLKTGKSGDPILLRIPVGTIIKDVDTGETIADLDTPEMQVVLAKGGKGGHGNAYYKSAVNQAPRKAQDGAPGEHRKLALELKLLADVGLVGLPNAGKSTILAAFSAARPKIADYPFTTLVPNLGIVKIREFKSFVMADIPGLIEGASEGKGLGIQFLKHIQRTRLLVYVIDINEEDIIKTRELLENELATFDPELPGRPSMTVITKTDTTTAAKVKAFSKKLPKDYLFLSAVSREGADDFLLAIERKLDEERINRTAD; encoded by the coding sequence ATGTTCATCGATTATGTTGAAATAGAAGTGTTTGCCGGAGATGGCGGGCATGGCTGTATCGCCTTCCGGCAGGAGAAATATATTCCCAAAGGTGGCCCGGACGGTGGCGATGGCGGTTGGGGGGGCGATGTTATCGCAGTCGCCGACAGCAACTTGACCACCCTTCTGGACTTCCGGTATCGCAAGGTTTACAAAGCCGATAAGGGGCGATTCGGCGGCGGTGGCCTCAAGACCGGCAAGTCCGGCGACCCGATTCTTCTGCGCATCCCGGTCGGCACCATTATAAAGGATGTCGATACCGGCGAAACGATCGCCGACCTCGATACCCCGGAAATGCAGGTCGTCCTCGCCAAAGGGGGTAAAGGGGGACATGGGAATGCCTACTACAAATCGGCGGTTAATCAGGCACCGCGCAAAGCGCAGGATGGTGCGCCCGGCGAGCACCGGAAGCTGGCGCTTGAGCTCAAACTGCTGGCCGATGTTGGCCTGGTTGGTTTGCCGAATGCAGGCAAGTCGACCATTCTGGCGGCCTTCTCTGCCGCACGACCGAAGATCGCGGATTATCCATTCACCACGCTGGTGCCGAATTTGGGGATCGTCAAGATCCGCGAGTTCAAATCATTTGTGATGGCGGATATCCCGGGGCTGATCGAGGGTGCCTCCGAGGGGAAGGGACTCGGTATCCAGTTTCTCAAGCATATCCAGCGGACACGCCTGCTGGTCTATGTGATTGACATTAACGAAGAAGATATTATCAAGACACGGGAGTTGCTCGAGAACGAACTGGCGACTTTTGATCCGGAATTGCCGGGGAGACCGTCGATGACGGTGATAACCAAAACCGACACGACCACCGCCGCCAAAGTAAAAGCATTTTCCAAAAAGCTACCGAAGGATTATCTTTTCCTGTCGGCGGTTTCCCGTGAAGGGGCCGACGATTTTTTATTAGCCATCGAGCGGAAACTTGACGAAGAACGAATTAACAGAACGGCTGACTGA
- a CDS encoding bifunctional hydroxymethylpyrimidine kinase/phosphomethylpyrimidine kinase, with protein sequence MITAIGNPVYDYIKTPRVDTKTRILSGCSTNAALVLAKLGKEVKLIGSVGDDLKAQFMADMQKYHITPVVTPSKETGGFSLIYYDAFGNRTLDLLGRAANITAIEPSLYKDSEAILIGPILKEVSLEMVAQIRKNYPKGLFFLDPQGLLRDIDSQQRITHDKPEGIEDAFALFDIVKPNEMEAKVLTGIDCRENPYEAAKILKSWGPKIVIVTLAELGSVIYDGKQFIDIPPYEIDLIDATGAGDTYMAGFTFEYLKSKGDLRRAGCFASSTSSIMIENVGPDFAMTENEIRRRQETLLAMGSFRPRVAVNMA encoded by the coding sequence ATGATCACCGCAATCGGCAATCCTGTGTATGACTATATCAAAACTCCGCGTGTGGATACCAAAACCCGCATTCTTTCCGGATGCTCCACCAACGCCGCGCTGGTGCTGGCGAAACTCGGCAAAGAAGTGAAACTGATCGGTTCGGTCGGCGATGATCTCAAAGCGCAGTTCATGGCCGATATGCAGAAATATCATATCACGCCGGTGGTGACACCCTCCAAAGAGACCGGCGGCTTTTCGCTGATTTATTATGATGCCTTCGGCAATCGGACGCTCGATCTCCTGGGCAGGGCCGCGAATATCACCGCGATTGAACCATCGCTCTACAAAGATTCCGAGGCGATACTGATCGGGCCGATCCTCAAAGAGGTCTCGCTTGAGATGGTGGCGCAGATTCGGAAGAATTATCCGAAAGGGCTGTTCTTTTTGGATCCGCAGGGGTTGTTGCGGGATATCGATTCCCAACAGCGAATCACCCATGACAAACCGGAAGGGATCGAGGATGCCTTCGCGCTGTTTGATATCGTCAAGCCGAACGAGATGGAAGCAAAAGTACTGACCGGGATAGATTGCCGCGAAAATCCGTATGAGGCGGCCAAGATCCTCAAATCCTGGGGACCGAAGATCGTCATCGTCACGCTTGCGGAACTTGGTTCGGTGATCTACGACGGCAAGCAGTTCATTGATATTCCGCCGTATGAGATCGACCTGATCGATGCTACCGGGGCGGGGGATACCTACATGGCCGGGTTTACGTTCGAATATCTCAAGTCCAAAGGTGACCTGCGACGGGCCGGTTGTTTTGCGTCATCGACTTCGTCGATCATGATAGAGAATGTCGGGCCGGATTTTGCGATGACAGAGAACGAGATTCGACGCCGCCAGGAAACGCTACTGGCGATGGGGTCATTCCGCCCGCGAGTGGCGGTGAATATGGCCTGA
- the dprA gene encoding DNA-protecting protein DprA, which translates to MTKNELTERLTDSLTLLQVPGIGKGRYNRLIQKFGSPSAALAASVHDLEAVPFLSHGLATAIKQQADPNTARATAARIFQLGWDVLFPDILGYPVALSRIPDPPPILFRMGDPIHEDDKLVGIVGTRHPSERGKLFTAKLAADLARAGITVVSGMAEGIDSAAHSGALDAGGKTIAVWGTSLDIVYPPTNKKLAERIAKQGAVYSEYLPGTSPDKAFFPERNRIISGLSEAIIVIEAGAKSGALITADHAIEQGRELFAVPGFPDALTSLGTNSLIKKGARLLTGIQDLFDDLPVLPERSLPGGFSHCWTLPIWNGR; encoded by the coding sequence TTGACGAAGAACGAATTAACAGAACGGCTGACTGATTCGCTGACCCTGCTGCAGGTTCCGGGTATCGGCAAAGGTCGCTATAATCGACTGATCCAGAAATTCGGGTCACCCTCGGCGGCGCTGGCCGCCTCGGTGCATGATCTGGAGGCGGTACCGTTCCTTTCGCATGGATTGGCGACAGCTATCAAGCAGCAGGCCGATCCGAATACTGCGCGCGCAACAGCCGCGCGGATTTTTCAGCTTGGGTGGGATGTTCTCTTCCCTGATATCCTGGGATACCCGGTCGCATTGTCGCGCATCCCCGATCCTCCCCCGATCCTCTTCCGCATGGGAGATCCGATCCACGAAGATGACAAACTGGTTGGCATAGTCGGCACACGGCATCCATCGGAGCGCGGCAAACTCTTCACCGCCAAATTGGCCGCTGATCTGGCACGAGCCGGAATCACTGTTGTCTCCGGGATGGCCGAAGGGATCGATTCCGCCGCTCATTCTGGTGCGCTGGATGCCGGTGGAAAAACGATCGCCGTCTGGGGAACCTCGCTGGATATCGTTTATCCGCCGACCAACAAAAAGTTGGCCGAGCGAATCGCCAAACAAGGGGCGGTCTACTCGGAGTATCTTCCGGGAACCAGTCCGGACAAGGCATTTTTCCCCGAGCGGAATCGGATCATCTCCGGGCTGTCCGAAGCGATCATCGTGATCGAGGCGGGCGCCAAATCCGGCGCGCTGATCACGGCGGACCATGCAATCGAACAGGGGCGCGAGCTGTTTGCGGTCCCGGGTTTTCCGGATGCGCTGACCTCATTGGGGACCAATAGTCTGATCAAAAAAGGGGCGCGATTGCTAACCGGGATACAGGATCTGTTTGACGATCTCCCCGTCTTGCCGGAAAGGTCTCTGCCAGGCGGTTTCAGTCATTGCTGGACCTTACCGATATGGAACGGAAGATGA
- a CDS encoding CDP-alcohol phosphatidyltransferase family protein: MKTEQQNPAPTINQRKRQWYEETSLVLGKVCHRMGLTPNFLTGVSLVCAAVSGIFFWKDSMGWGVFWMLMASFADMLDGSTARAGNTGTVFGGILDHVSDRYGEFFILAGITMSGAVHPGWGLFALFGMLIASYTRAAAESIGKLQNCAVGIMGRLEKFILIIFGAIMEIYFPTGTWPRGGWLEFALIIVGATSTITSVQRLVYARKMLGDRQEV, from the coding sequence ATGAAGACCGAGCAGCAGAATCCTGCACCAACTATCAATCAGCGCAAGCGACAGTGGTACGAAGAAACCTCACTGGTTCTTGGTAAGGTCTGTCACCGCATGGGGCTGACCCCCAATTTTCTGACCGGAGTGTCACTCGTGTGCGCTGCCGTCTCCGGGATCTTTTTCTGGAAAGACAGCATGGGGTGGGGGGTATTCTGGATGCTGATGGCATCGTTTGCCGATATGCTTGATGGCTCCACCGCACGGGCCGGCAACACCGGGACTGTCTTTGGCGGCATTCTTGACCATGTCTCCGATCGCTACGGCGAGTTTTTTATCCTGGCCGGTATCACCATGTCCGGCGCGGTACACCCGGGGTGGGGTCTGTTTGCGCTCTTTGGCATGTTGATCGCCAGCTACACCCGCGCCGCGGCTGAGTCTATCGGCAAACTGCAGAATTGCGCGGTCGGTATTATGGGGAGACTCGAAAAATTCATCCTGATCATTTTTGGCGCCATCATGGAGATATATTTCCCGACCGGGACCTGGCCCCGCGGCGGATGGCTTGAATTTGCGCTCATCATTGTCGGCGCAACCTCCACCATCACTTCGGTGCAGCGTCTGGTCTATGCCCGCAAAATGCTGGGCGATCGCCAGGAAGTCTAA
- the ptsP gene encoding phosphoenolpyruvate--protein phosphotransferase, which yields MKSNRKLIKGVPASPGIAIGHARVILADDIRIPEMIIPAGRCQAEIDSLDKAVAATMAEVRKLRDAASKKASGPIAKIFDAQMMIASDYDFIQQVKEEIVAKRRSAGFVYKQLVEKITHPLRQANDPYMRQMSMEIDAVARKILSKLGTGASDEDIEFPANTILVSQVFTPGQVLTFRDRKAAGFAAAEGGRTSHMALIARSLMIPMVIVEDISDLVPNDAPIIIDGSTGIVVINPNEEDFAEATRLRKRQGPALITQIKKLETIPPKTADGRTMHIAANLELPGPIDAILAEKKICVGLYRTEFLYLREGDYPDEETQYQVYAQIAETFAHCKVILRTYDIGSDKMKEDGEFGHEDNPALGWRGIRSMLEMPDIFKAQIRAMLRASARKNLKVMLPMISDLSEYERARKLIQQVMLELKRARVPFDPEIPVGIMVEVPSAALTADLLARKVDFISIGTNDLTQYTMSADRANARVANLYNSYHPSVLQLIKMTVEACKKHRKPVSICGEIAGDQLALPLFIGLGVEQLSMNPAKIYDLCRLVGKIDTAVARHLVESVMNCPSAAAVTRRLESFREALEK from the coding sequence ATGAAGAGTAATCGAAAACTAATTAAGGGTGTGCCGGCCTCCCCCGGGATCGCCATCGGCCATGCCCGTGTGATCCTTGCCGATGATATTCGCATTCCCGAGATGATCATCCCTGCCGGTCGATGTCAGGCGGAGATCGACTCACTCGATAAAGCGGTCGCCGCCACCATGGCCGAAGTGCGGAAACTCCGCGATGCCGCCAGCAAAAAAGCATCCGGACCGATCGCCAAGATCTTCGATGCGCAGATGATGATCGCATCCGATTACGATTTTATCCAGCAGGTCAAAGAAGAGATCGTCGCAAAACGCCGGAGCGCCGGGTTTGTCTACAAGCAGTTGGTCGAGAAGATAACTCACCCGTTGCGCCAGGCGAATGATCCGTACATGCGCCAGATGTCGATGGAGATCGATGCGGTCGCGCGGAAGATCCTCTCCAAATTAGGGACCGGCGCCAGCGATGAAGATATCGAATTTCCCGCCAACACCATTCTGGTTTCACAGGTCTTTACGCCAGGGCAGGTGCTGACATTCCGCGACCGCAAAGCTGCCGGATTCGCCGCCGCCGAAGGTGGGCGGACCTCACATATGGCACTGATCGCCCGGTCGTTGATGATCCCGATGGTGATTGTCGAGGATATTTCCGACCTGGTCCCGAATGACGCACCGATTATCATCGACGGCTCCACCGGAATAGTGGTGATCAATCCGAACGAAGAGGATTTCGCCGAGGCGACGCGTTTACGGAAACGTCAGGGTCCGGCACTGATCACCCAGATCAAGAAGTTGGAGACGATCCCGCCGAAAACGGCGGATGGCCGCACGATGCATATCGCGGCAAATCTGGAATTGCCGGGACCGATTGACGCGATTCTCGCCGAAAAGAAGATCTGTGTCGGGCTCTATCGCACGGAGTTCCTGTATCTTCGCGAAGGGGATTACCCGGACGAAGAGACGCAGTATCAGGTCTATGCGCAGATCGCAGAGACATTCGCACACTGCAAAGTGATCCTTCGGACCTACGATATCGGCTCGGACAAGATGAAGGAGGATGGCGAATTCGGGCATGAGGACAATCCGGCGCTCGGGTGGCGCGGGATCCGTTCCATGCTGGAGATGCCGGACATCTTCAAGGCGCAGATCCGGGCGATGTTGCGAGCCTCGGCGCGCAAAAATCTCAAAGTGATGCTCCCGATGATCTCCGACCTGTCCGAATATGAACGGGCACGCAAGCTGATCCAGCAGGTAATGCTCGAATTAAAGCGGGCGCGGGTGCCGTTTGACCCCGAGATACCGGTTGGTATAATGGTGGAGGTTCCTTCAGCGGCGTTGACCGCCGACCTTCTGGCTCGCAAGGTAGATTTTATATCTATTGGTACCAACGACTTGACACAATATACGATGTCCGCTGACCGAGCCAACGCCCGGGTCGCCAACCTGTACAATTCGTACCACCCCTCTGTGCTGCAACTGATTAAAATGACGGTTGAGGCTTGTAAAAAGCACCGGAAACCAGTATCTATATGCGGCGAAATCGCGGGAGACCAATTGGCCTTGCCGCTTTTCATCGGTTTGGGTGTGGAGCAGCTCTCCATGAACCCGGCCAAGATATATGATTTGTGCCGGTTGGTCGGTAAGATCGACACTGCGGTGGCTCGCCACCTGGTGGAGTCGGTCATGAACTGTCCGTCCGCCGCCGCCGTCACACGTCGCCTGGAATCTTTCCGGGAAGCACTCGAAAAGTAG
- a CDS encoding adenosylhomocysteinase produces the protein MKSDIKNIKLATQGKQKIEWADRSMPVLELIRERFAKEKPLKGVNIAACLHVTTETANLMRTLKAGGANLTLCASNPLSTQDDTAAALVAEYGIATFAINGEDHKTYYKHIHQALEIEPHITMDDGADLVSVLHTEKKALASKVWAGTEETTTGVIRLKAMEQNNALLFPVIAVNESKTKHLFDNRYGTGQSTLDGVIRATNMLIAGSTVVIAGYGWCGRGVASRAKGLGANVIVTEIDAVKGIEAAMDGFMVMPMAKAASMGDLFITVTGDINVIRLEHVLKMKDRAIICNSGHFNVEIDLKAIAKAAKSHRMVRPHVEEFVIGKRCVYILADGRLINLAAAEGHPAMVMDMSFANQAIAAEYVVQNHAKLQKRVYAVPEKLDNLIASLKLKSMGVSIDRLTPEQKKYLASWEMGT, from the coding sequence ATCAAATCGGATATCAAGAATATCAAGTTAGCAACTCAGGGGAAGCAAAAGATCGAGTGGGCCGACCGCTCGATGCCGGTGCTTGAGTTGATCCGCGAGCGTTTCGCCAAAGAGAAACCGCTCAAGGGAGTCAATATTGCGGCCTGTCTGCATGTGACGACCGAGACGGCCAACCTGATGCGGACGCTCAAAGCGGGCGGCGCCAATCTGACGCTGTGTGCCTCGAACCCGCTCTCCACACAGGATGATACCGCTGCGGCTTTAGTGGCGGAGTACGGTATCGCGACTTTCGCCATCAACGGCGAAGATCACAAAACTTACTACAAGCATATTCATCAGGCGCTTGAGATCGAGCCGCATATCACGATGGATGACGGCGCCGATCTGGTGTCGGTCCTTCATACCGAAAAGAAAGCGCTCGCATCGAAGGTCTGGGCGGGGACGGAAGAGACCACCACTGGCGTCATCCGCCTCAAGGCGATGGAGCAGAACAACGCGCTCCTCTTCCCCGTGATCGCGGTGAATGAATCGAAAACAAAACATCTGTTCGACAATCGATACGGCACCGGGCAGTCGACCCTGGATGGCGTCATTCGTGCCACTAATATGCTGATCGCCGGCTCAACGGTCGTGATCGCCGGTTACGGATGGTGCGGGCGGGGTGTCGCCAGTCGCGCCAAGGGACTTGGGGCGAATGTGATCGTCACCGAGATCGATGCCGTCAAGGGGATCGAAGCTGCGATGGATGGCTTCATGGTGATGCCGATGGCCAAGGCTGCCTCGATGGGTGATCTGTTTATTACGGTGACCGGTGATATCAATGTCATCCGGCTGGAGCATGTGCTCAAGATGAAGGACCGTGCGATCATCTGCAATTCCGGCCATTTCAATGTTGAGATCGACCTGAAGGCGATCGCCAAAGCGGCGAAATCGCACCGGATGGTTCGCCCGCATGTCGAGGAGTTTGTGATCGGCAAGCGCTGCGTTTATATCCTCGCCGATGGCCGCCTGATCAATCTGGCGGCAGCCGAAGGGCACCCGGCGATGGTGATGGATATGTCGTTTGCCAACCAGGCGATTGCGGCGGAATATGTGGTGCAGAACCATGCCAAGCTGCAGAAGCGGGTTTATGCGGTCCCGGAGAAGCTGGATAATCTGATCGCGAGCCTGAAGCTGAAGTCGATGGGAGTATCGATCGATCGGCTGACGCCGGAGCAGAAGAAATATCTGGCGAGCTGGGAGATGGGGACGTAG
- a CDS encoding bifunctional phosphoglucose/phosphomannose isomerase, which translates to MALLDDVDTIRSVDPSNMYNRIFDFPEQMADALKLADGWNIRANDFAGIRNVVVIGMGGSAIGGDLVRTLLADRLVIPFFVNRHYKLPEFVDDETLVIASSYSGNTEETLEALDDALNRKAQIVAITTGGMLEEVAKINEIPLMTIPGGMQPRAALGFSFVPVLMLFEKLGMVKGLSKEIAGAIRLMQTFRERYIEDSPTETNMAKNIAEHLLAKMAIVYTGPTLMDVVGIRWKGQFCENGKNMTFHNVFPEFNHNELVAWSDPIGPHTENLQVLLIRDQGDHPKVQKRMDIVKGLIEKQGVDVLEIRSIGDTPLERMFSMIQLGDFASYYLAVVNDTDPTPVEAIESLKKALSK; encoded by the coding sequence TTGGCATTGCTTGATGATGTAGATACGATACGCTCGGTCGATCCGTCGAATATGTACAACCGGATATTCGACTTCCCCGAGCAGATGGCCGATGCCCTGAAACTGGCGGATGGCTGGAATATCCGGGCGAATGATTTCGCCGGAATCCGAAATGTGGTGGTGATCGGTATGGGAGGCTCCGCGATCGGCGGTGACCTGGTCCGCACGCTTCTGGCCGACCGCCTGGTGATCCCCTTCTTTGTGAACCGTCATTATAAGCTGCCGGAGTTCGTCGATGACGAAACCCTGGTGATCGCTTCTTCCTATAGTGGCAATACCGAAGAAACGCTCGAAGCGCTGGATGATGCGCTGAATCGCAAAGCCCAGATCGTGGCGATCACAACCGGCGGAATGCTGGAAGAAGTCGCCAAGATCAACGAGATCCCGTTGATGACGATCCCGGGCGGCATGCAGCCGCGGGCCGCGCTTGGTTTTTCGTTTGTGCCGGTCCTGATGCTGTTCGAGAAATTGGGAATGGTGAAGGGGTTGTCGAAAGAGATCGCCGGGGCGATCCGCCTGATGCAGACCTTCCGCGAACGGTATATCGAAGATTCTCCGACCGAAACCAATATGGCGAAAAATATCGCCGAACATCTGCTCGCCAAGATGGCGATCGTCTACACCGGTCCGACCCTGATGGATGTGGTGGGGATCCGCTGGAAAGGTCAGTTCTGCGAAAACGGCAAAAACATGACTTTCCATAACGTTTTCCCGGAATTCAACCATAACGAATTGGTAGCCTGGTCCGACCCGATCGGCCCGCATACCGAAAATCTGCAAGTCCTGCTTATTCGCGACCAGGGAGATCATCCCAAGGTGCAGAAGCGGATGGATATCGTGAAGGGGTTGATCGAAAAGCAGGGCGTGGATGTACTGGAAATTCGCTCGATCGGCGATACTCCTCTGGAGCGGATGTTCAGTATGATCCAGTTGGGTGACTTTGCCTCTTACTATCTGGCGGTGGTGAACGATACCGACCCGACGCCGGTAGAAGCGATCGAGAGCCTGAAGAAGGCGTTGAGCAAGTAA
- a CDS encoding NTP transferase domain-containing protein: MKVIVPVAGVGSRLRPHTHSTPKVLLPVAGRPILDHVLEPIARLQPEEVAFVVGYLGAEIEAYIQANYSFKARFVWQERLLGLGHAINLAVQQLADGPMLVVLGDTIVETDLKKFIAAGDYVLGLRQVADPHRFGIAEVANGVVSHLEEKPEHPNTNLAVIGLYYFHESQTLRKALKENSDSGLTTQGEVQFTDALERMIKGGTKFLPYEVTGWYDCGKKETVLETNQHFLKSMHNTVSRDGCAIIPPVFIADSARVTASVIGPYVAISDDAVVENSVIKNTIIGPKAIVRNLILHDSLVGSNATLNGVSSVVNVGDSSETAFT; the protein is encoded by the coding sequence ATGAAAGTTATTGTCCCGGTAGCAGGAGTCGGTAGCAGATTACGTCCGCACACGCACTCCACCCCAAAGGTTTTGCTGCCGGTTGCCGGACGGCCGATCCTCGACCATGTCCTGGAACCGATCGCACGCTTGCAACCTGAAGAGGTTGCTTTTGTCGTTGGTTACCTGGGAGCCGAGATCGAAGCATATATCCAGGCGAATTACTCATTCAAAGCCCGCTTTGTCTGGCAGGAACGCTTGCTTGGTCTCGGACATGCCATTAATCTGGCGGTCCAGCAACTCGCCGATGGCCCTATGTTGGTGGTCCTGGGAGATACGATCGTCGAAACCGACCTAAAGAAGTTCATCGCCGCCGGTGACTATGTGCTGGGTCTGAGGCAGGTGGCCGACCCGCATCGGTTCGGGATCGCCGAGGTTGCTAACGGCGTGGTCAGCCATCTCGAAGAAAAACCGGAACATCCCAATACTAATCTCGCGGTGATAGGGCTGTACTATTTCCACGAATCACAGACCCTGCGCAAAGCCCTGAAGGAGAACTCGGATTCCGGCCTGACCACGCAAGGGGAAGTGCAATTCACCGATGCCCTAGAGCGGATGATCAAAGGCGGTACGAAGTTTCTCCCCTATGAGGTCACCGGCTGGTACGACTGCGGCAAAAAGGAAACGGTCCTTGAGACCAACCAGCATTTCCTGAAGTCGATGCACAACACGGTCAGTCGAGATGGATGTGCGATCATCCCGCCGGTCTTTATCGCCGACTCGGCCAGGGTGACAGCCTCGGTGATCGGGCCGTACGTTGCGATCTCGGATGATGCGGTGGTGGAAAATTCGGTGATCAAAAATACGATCATCGGCCCGAAAGCGATTGTGCGCAACCTGATCCTGCATGATTCGCTGGTGGGGAGCAATGCGACGCTGAATGGCGTCAGTTCGGTCGTCAATGTAGGTGATTCGTCGGAAACGGCCTTCACCTGA